The genome window TCGCCGACACGCCTGGTGACACCATTTAATGTGCTGTTGTCAGTTCCTGATCACGACATTCAGGTTCAGTTTGAGGCCCGCGCCGTTGTTGAGTTGGAATTGGTCCGGTTCTGTGTCGAACGCGCGAATGACGAACAACGCGCGCGCATTCTGGCACTCGCGAAAGATGGTCGCACGTTTTACGAGGACCCGGTCGGGTTTCGCCTGCTGGATGCCGAGTATCATCAGGCGATCAACGAGGGTGCGAACAATACGATCCTCTCGACCATATCGGAAGGGCTCTACAACGTCGCGATTGATGCCCGCCGCCTTGCCAGCGCGACGCAGGGTGTGATCGACATTTCGGTCGATCAGCATATCCGCGTCGCCGAGGCGATTGGGGCGCATGACGCCACGGCTGCAGTGCAGGCGTATCAGGAACATCTGGACCACGTGCTGAGCACGACAATCCAAGCCATTCACGAATTATCGGAGTAATCCCATGCCCGAACGTATTGCATTTCGCATGAACCTGTTTCCGGGACAGGCCGCAGAATACGAAAAACGGCATGACGAGATTTTCCCCGAACTTGCCGAGGCCCTTAAAGATGCGGGCGTGTCCGATTACACGATATGGCACGATCCGGAATCGAACCATCTGTTCGGCATTCTGACGCGCGCCGATGACCATACGCTGGACGCGCTGCCCGATACCGAGGTGATGAAGCGCTGGTGGGCACATATGGCCGACGTGATGGAGACAGACGCCAACAACGTCCCGACCCAGGTGCCATTGAAACGGGTATTCCTGCTGTCATGAACCGGGCTATCCGCATCAAGG of Paracoccaceae bacterium contains these proteins:
- the rhaM gene encoding L-rhamnose mutarotase, encoding MPERIAFRMNLFPGQAAEYEKRHDEIFPELAEALKDAGVSDYTIWHDPESNHLFGILTRADDHTLDALPDTEVMKRWWAHMADVMETDANNVPTQVPLKRVFLLS
- a CDS encoding FCD domain-containing protein, which codes for MADLADPKNLVGGGDTFAAIVKAQKAAEADLGFAGGTLVRPSISEQVSNRILAMIKSGNLKAEDRLPTEQQMCLAFGISRPPLREALKALTLMGILESRQGGRYMVTDLSPTRLVTPFNVLLSVPDHDIQVQFEARAVVELELVRFCVERANDEQRARILALAKDGRTFYEDPVGFRLLDAEYHQAINEGANNTILSTISEGLYNVAIDARRLASATQGVIDISVDQHIRVAEAIGAHDATAAVQAYQEHLDHVLSTTIQAIHELSE